The following are from one region of the Phyllostomus discolor isolate MPI-MPIP mPhyDis1 chromosome 9, mPhyDis1.pri.v3, whole genome shotgun sequence genome:
- the LOC118496741 gene encoding cytosolic 10-formyltetrahydrofolate dehydrogenase-like — MMLSWKTAACLAAGNTVVIKPTQVTPLTALKFAELTLKAGIPKGVINILPGSGPLVGQRLSDHPDVRKIGFTGSTEVGKHIMKR, encoded by the exons ATGATGCTCTCCTGGAAGACGGctgcctgcctggctgctgggaaCACAGTGGTGATCAAGCCTACCCAG GTGACCCCACTCACAGCCTTGAAGTTTGCAGAGCTGACCTTGAAGGCTGGCATTCCTAAGGGCGTGATCAACATCCTCCCAGGATCTG GCCCACTGGTTGGCCAGAGACTCTCAGACCATCCTGATGTGCGGAAGATTGGGTTCACAGGCTCCACGGAGGTGGGAAAGCATATCATGAAAAGGTAG